From a region of the Zingiber officinale cultivar Zhangliang chromosome 4B, Zo_v1.1, whole genome shotgun sequence genome:
- the LOC121976055 gene encoding uncharacterized protein LOC121976055, with the protein MYDAGIAFNAVKYDSFKPMIEAIGQYGPGMKPPSYHEVREPLLKEEINHTMLILKQNEEEMAKNSCTLMADGWRDRKGRSLINFLVNTPKGSMFIESVDASSYSHTGKKMFEFLDKFVQRVGVHNIVQVVTDSASNNVFAGKKLMDNYPNLYWTPCAAHCLDLMFEDVFKMPDLKRALERAIIVNGYIYNRTMLLNMMREFTGQRDLIRPAKTRFATAFLTMRSFQQHKQNLRKMFTS; encoded by the exons ATGTATGATGCTGGAATCGCATTCAATGCGGTCAAATATGATAGTTTCAAGCCAATGATTGAAGCAATTGGACAATATGGTCCTGGGATGAAACCACCTAGTTATCATGAGGTGAGAGAACCTCTTTTGAAAGAAGAGATCAACCATACAATGCTGATTTTGAAACAAAATGAAGAAGAGATGGCGAAGAATAGTTGTACTTTAATGGCTGATGGGTGGAGAGATAGAAAGGGGAGATCACTTATCAATTTCTTAGTGAATACCCCAAAAGGCAGCATGTTTATTGAATCAGTTGATGCATCTAGCTACTCTCATACCGGTAAGAAGATGTTTGAGTTTCTTGACAAGTTTGTGCAAAGAGTTGGGGTGCATAATATTGTTCAAGTGGTCACCGACAGTGCATCGAATAATGTTTTTGCTG GAAAGAAGTTGATGGATAACTATCCAAATTTGTATTGGACCCCGTGTGCAGCACATTGTTTGGATTTGATGTTTGAGGACGTATTCAAAATGCCGGATTTGAAGAGGGCGCTTGAGCGGGCAATCATTGTTAACGGATATATTTACAACCGAACTATGTTGTTAAACATGATGAGAGAGTTCACTGGCCAAAGAGACCTTATAAGGCCAGCTAAAACTCGTTTTGCCACTGCTTTCTTGACTATGAGAAGCTTTCAGCAGCATAAGCAAAATTTGAGAAAGATGTTTACTTCATAA